TTCAAAATTTGATGACACTTGCATCAAACATGGTCTCACACACAAGAAAGCTATATTTAAAGTTTGGTAATCACAGTCCGTGGTTTCCTACATTCAAACGAATATATTTATGTTGTTCTCATTAAATAAAAATCATTAACAGTGATTCAGAGCCTGAAAAATGATCAGTTTATCAGGCTTATTAAGCCCATAGAAGTTGATATGAAAGGAATCTAGGAGACTCCTGCGGGATCAAAGGCAAGGGTGAGACCCCACAGACCGCAGGTCGAGGAGGCTCACCAGCCGCCCGCGGAAAGCGAGTAGATGGATGACATATCAACACTTACTATCACGGATTCAGGATCATTTTAAAATGAGATTTACTGCTGTTAAGGGGAGAATTTAACTTTTAAATTGATAAGCAAGGTGATTGCTTAATCCCAAGTTCCATGCTATGTTTTTACTGGACTAAAGATTTAATTACTTTAAGGAGGACATCATGAATCATTTTTTCAAAAATAAAAAGCAGTCATTGTTACTAGGTGGTTTATCCATGACACTTATCCTTTCCGCATGTGGTGGAGGAGAAAATAATCAGAATGAGCAAAACGAAGAGAGCACGCCAACAGCTTGGGATGAGATCCAAGAAAGCGGCGTTATCACAGTGGCCACATCAGGTACACTATATCCTACCTCGTATCATTCTGATGAGGATAATGATTTAACTGGGTTTGAAGTAGAAATTGTGAGAGAAGTTGCCGATCGACTCGATTTAGACGTGACATTTACCGAAATGGGTTTTGATGGCATGCTCACTTCTATTAATAGCGGTCAAGTAGATTTAGCCGTGAATGATATTGATATAAACGAGCGTCGAGAAGAAGACTTCTTGTTTACAGATCCTTATAAATTCTCATACGGAGCTATGATAGTGCGTCCTGATGATCACTCTGGCATTGAGTCCTTAGAAGATCTGGAAGGAAAGCGACACGGAGGCGCTGCTACTACTATTTATATGCAGCTTGCTGAAGAGTATGGGGCTGAAGGGGTTACGTATGATAATGTGACGAATGATACGTATTTAAGAGATATCGAAAACGGACGCCTTGATGTCGTAATGAATGATTACTATTTACAGTCGCTTGCTATTGAAGCGTTACCCGACATTGACGTTGTGATCCATCCGGACTTATTTTACTACCCTAATAATCAAGCAATGATCATGAAGAAAGACAGCGTTGAGTTGCAAGAAAACATTAATAGCGTCCTTGCTGAGATGATGGAAGACGGTACAATCACTGAGCTTTCCGAGCAATTCTTCGGTGGACAAGATGTTTCTCAAGAGCCGGATATTGACTTTGAAGTGGAACAATAAAGGGGAAGACACATGCGTGACATTCAATGGGAGTACATCTTTAACATCGAACTAGCTACCGATAGCTTTCTCTTTATAATGGAAGGCATAGGATATACCATGCTTATTTCGTTAAGCAGTATGCTTATCGGCATTGTGATCAGCCTGTTCTTAGCACTCGGGCGCATGTCTTCTCTTATATGGCTGCAATGGCCCTCCCGTTTGTATATCTCTTTTATGCGTGGGGTGCCCATTCTTGTAATTCTATTCATTCTTTATTTTGGGTTTCCTTTTATCGGGATAGAGTTCAATGCTGTCACCGCAGCGATTATTGGATTCAGTTTAAATAGTGCTGCTTATATGGCTGAAATTAATCGCTCTGCCATCGGTGCTGTTCCAAAAGGTCAATGGGAATCAGCTAAATCCCTCGGCTTTTCGTTTTGGCCCATGCTGCAGTTAATTGTATTACCACAGGCAACACGCATTGCCATTCCGCCGCTGACGAATGTTTTACTTGATTTAATTAAAGCATCATCATTGGCCGCTATGATTACTGTACCAGAGATTTTTCAACAAGCGCGTATAGTCGGTGGACGAGAAATGGATTACATGACGATGTACATTCTCGTCGCATTAATCTATTGGGGGATCTGCTCCGTTATGACGATTCTACAGAACTATTTGGAAAACCGTTACAAAAAATATGGGGAGATTTAAATGGATTAAGCAGTAACTTATTATTTTTCAGCAACAGCCTCGCTCTTTTCAGCAATACCTCCCCATTTTTCAGCAACAACCCCAATTTTTTCAGCAATACCCTCGACTTTTTCAGCACCTTACATCCCCTACGGCTGTCCTAAGCGCTACGCTTTAGGACAGCTTTTTTAGGTGTATAGATTAACACTGCAAGTCCGGCAAAAATAAGGAATACTCCTAAAGATGCCCATAAGGTTAAGACTTCTCCCACGATGGCAACGCCAAGCAGAGCGGCTGTTAATGGCTCTGCCAGCGATAACGTGACAGCTGTCGAAGCTGGTATACCCATCAGCCCTTTGACAAAAAGTAGGTACGCAATAGCTGTGGCCACTATGCCTAGTTGGAGGACAACAAGTAAACCGTTTAGCTCTGTCACCCAGCTCACATCAAACACGAATAGCAGAGGTGAAAGGATAATCGCGGCTATTGTAAAAACAACTGCTACCGCCATCTCAGGCGCAACTTTTTTGACGATATCCTTATTGACAAGTGTATATGTTGAGAAAGCGAACCCAGCCCCTAATGCTAGAATAAATCCCATAGGATCAAGCTCAATAGTGCCTTGGGTAACGAATAGTAAGATACAACCAAGAATCGATAGACTAGTGGCAATCCACCACTGTCTTATAGGACGCCTTCGGTAAACAATCCACTCGATGAGGCCCGTCATTAAAGGAGCGCTTCCAATGGCAACGACGGTACCGATGGCGACACCAGTGGTTGCCACCGCAGAAAAAAATAACGGCTGGTAGGCAGCCATAGCACATGCAGCAAGTAAAATAGTTTTTACCGGCCATTCAATTGAAGCGACTTTTTTGGTCATGAGACCGATCATAAATAAAACAGTGCCTCCCACTGCCAATCGCATTGTCCCTACTGCAACAGGGTGAGCCTCGTCAGGAGCGAAATACTGTGCGGTTCCTGTTGTGCCCCAAAGGATCGCCCCGAGTAGAACGAGTAAAAATGAAAGCTTGTTCATGAAACATCACGCCTTATATACTCATTTTTATTAACCATCAGTAACATGAGCTAAAAAACAGCTTAGAGAAAAAGCTCTCCAAGCCGTTCGTTACAATTAAGAAAGGGCGTTTGTTAATTGTGGTACGATTTGTTTTTTGCGTGACACCACACCTTTAAGTGTTGCTTGACCATCGTTGAGCGTCACATCGAACGCACTTTCCACTGCTTTAGTTTGTTCACCAACCACTATAGCGAGAGAGTCATTCGTTAAAATATCTGTGACCGCTAGTAAAAATAGGCTTAGGCCTTTCTTAGCAAGAACTGCCTCCATCTCTGCTTTCACCTCGTTAATACGGTCTAGAACATCATTCGTATCTACCACATTAACTTGGGCGATCTGCACGTTATGACTTCCCATTGTAAACTCTTTAGCATCCATATTCAGTAGTTGATCAACTGTCTTATCGCTCATGTCGGCCCCTGCTTTTAGCATTTCTAAGCCGTAAGCTTCTAAATCCACCTCAGCTATTTTGGCCAATTCATTAGCAGCCTCTATATCTTCCTTTGTACACGTCGGAGATTTAAATAAGAGGGAATCTGAGATGATCGCCGATACCATTAAACCTGCCATCTCTTTTTTGATAGAAACGTCATGTTCTTTATATAACTTATTAAGGATGGTTGCTGTACACCCAACAGGCTCCGCTCGGTAGTATAGAGGACTTTCCGTTTCAAAATTAGCAATACGGTGATGATCAATCACTTCCATTACCTGCACTTTGTCCAAGTCCTGGACACTTTGTTGGCGTTCATTATGATCTACAAGGATAACTTTATCTACTTCGTTCGCCACTTCTTTCACGTAGCGTGGGGCGTCTACGCCAAATTCATCAAGTGCATATTGCGTCTCAGCACCAACTTCTCCAAGTCTAACAGCTTCAACATTCATTCCCAATTGTTGCTTCAAGTCCGCGTAAACTAACGCAGAACAAATCGTATCCGTATCAGGATTTTGATGTCCGAAAACTAGTACTTTATCTGTGCTCATACCCTGTCACTCCTTTTACTCTGTCAGTTCATCAATACGATTTATTTTATCACGTTAAAGGGGCACCTGTCACCGCTCACCTATATCTTTCGCCAATTTTTGAAGTAAAAAATCAGCCTGTTTACTCAATTCGTTTTCATTTAGCTCCCCGTGTATATCGAGCATTTAGTTATATCACGTAAACACTATTTAAACTTCCTTAACCCGAAGTAGCAACCCCCAGATTATTAGAAATTTAAGAGCATTTAATTGACAATGATTCTCTTTCTCAATTAAAATAGAGAGCAAATCCCTTTTATGGAGTGATACATATGTTTATTGAAATGAAAAACATCCATGTAACGCACGGCTCTGCCCAAAAAGTTGTTGATCAATTCGCAAGTCCAGGAGTAGTTGAAGAAGCTGAAGGCTTTGTGGATTTAAGTGTGTTAGTCAAAGAAACGCGTAAAGGCCCCGATGAAGTGGTTATTATGATTCGCTGGGAGTCTGAAGAGGCATGGAAACAATGGGAAAAGAGTGAGCCGCATTTAAATATGCATCGCCAAAGCCGTGGGAAAGCAAAACCTGAACATATTATAAGTTCTTCTCATCAAACATATGATGTGAAAGCCGTGAAGGAGAAAGTATCCCCTGCCACATAAGCAGGTCGTTTAAAGAAAAACTTTGCTTGCTATTTTTATCTTCTGTCATACACTTTATTAGTCTAAAGAGCCTTGGAAAGCAGTTTCCAAGGCTCTTTAGTGTTATAGCTCTTCTCCATTTGTTTCAATTACTTTTTGATACCAGTAAAAGCTGTCTTTTTTGGACCGCTTAAGCGAGCCATTACCGTAATCATCTTGATCAACGTAGATAAAGCCGTACCGCTTGGACATTTCAGATGTAGAGAAACTAATAAGATCAATCGGCCCCCAAGCAGTATACCCAATAAGGTCCACGCCATCTTCAATCGCTTTTCCCATTTCCTTAATATGCTCACGTAAATAAGCAATGCGATAATCATCGTGAATGCTACCATCGTCTTCAACTTCGTCAAAAGCTCCTAAACCATTTTCCACGACAAATAGTGGCTTTTCGTAGCGGTCATAGAACATATTTAATAACGTTCTTAGCCCCTTCGGATCAATTTGCCAACCCCAGTCAGACGCTTCAAGATAAGGGTTCTTCAAGCTACTTAATAAGTTACCTGCTGCTTTTTCTCCTTCAGTTTCTGGACGGGCAGACACAGATGACATATAGTAGCTGAGAGCAACATAATCAACGACATTATTTTTTAAGATGGCATCGTCTTCTGCTTCCTTTTGAATGGTAATGCCATTCTCTTTGAAGAAACTTGTCATATAAGCTGGATAATGCCCACGAGTCATAACATCTGTGAAAAAGAATGTGTTGCGCTGGTCATTTAGTGCTGTCATGACATCGTCTGGATGAGGACTGTTCGGATAGTTGATCATACCGACGACCATACATCCAATTTTACCATCTGGAATAATACGATGAAGGGCTTCAACCGCTTTGGCACTAGCTAAAAACTGGTGATGGGCAGATTGAAATTGTGCCTGTAACAGTTCTCCTTCAGCTACATGGTCACGTAAGAAAGCGCCTCCGATATACGGTGCCATTAAAATACAATTAATTTCATTAAACGTAATCCAGTACTTTACTTTGTCTTTGTAACGCTCAAAAACAGTTTCAGCATACTTAGCAAAGAAGTCCACGAGCTTTCGATTTGTCCACCCTTTGTATGTCAATGTGAGATTAAGCGGTGTTTCATAATGGGACAGTGTAACAACAGGCTCAATACCGTTTTTAATTAGTTCATCAAATAGATTATCATAAAATTTTAATCCCGCTTCATTAGGAGTTGCGTCGTCACCATTTGGGAAGATTCGCCCCCATGCGATGGACACCCTTAATGTTTTGAAGCCTAGTTCCTTAAACAACGCAATATCTTCTTTGTAACGGTGATAGAAATCAATACCATACCGCTTCGGGTAATTTTTATGATTCGTGTCATTTAATGCTTCTTGAACTTCAGCTGTTGTTGGAAAAGGGATTTTCATTTTTTTTCTGTCTTCAGGCCTCACAACTTTTACAACATCACTGATAGATAGCCCTTTACCGTCTTCATCAAAAGCGCCTTCAACTTGGTTTGCGGCGATAGCGCCACCCCATAAAAAATTTTCCGGAAATTGTTTCAACTCTGACATCTGTTCATCGTCCTTTCCTCATTTAAATAGTTTGTTCTACCTTCCCCCCCATCACATGTCTGTGGACGAAATGGATTGGCTTTAGTACTTACAATAGAGACGTCATAACAAAGGTATAGACTACCTCTTAGTTACCTTCTGCCACAAGGGTCATCAGGTCGGACCCACGTTCGATAGATCCATCTGTCTTAATTGGTGTAATCATCTCATAGCTGTCACTATTGGTAATAATAATAGGCGTCGTAAGCTCATACCCTTCAGAGCGAATACC
The DNA window shown above is from Salipaludibacillus agaradhaerens and carries:
- a CDS encoding transporter substrate-binding domain-containing protein, giving the protein MNHFFKNKKQSLLLGGLSMTLILSACGGGENNQNEQNEESTPTAWDEIQESGVITVATSGTLYPTSYHSDEDNDLTGFEVEIVREVADRLDLDVTFTEMGFDGMLTSINSGQVDLAVNDIDINERREEDFLFTDPYKFSYGAMIVRPDDHSGIESLEDLEGKRHGGAATTIYMQLAEEYGAEGVTYDNVTNDTYLRDIENGRLDVVMNDYYLQSLAIEALPDIDVVIHPDLFYYPNNQAMIMKKDSVELQENINSVLAEMMEDGTITELSEQFFGGQDVSQEPDIDFEVEQ
- a CDS encoding amino acid ABC transporter permease — translated: MRDIQWEYIFNIELATDSFLFIMEGIGYTMLISLSSMLIGIVISLFLALGRMSSLIWLQWPSRLYISFMRGVPILVILFILYFGFPFIGIEFNAVTAAIIGFSLNSAAYMAEINRSAIGAVPKGQWESAKSLGFSFWPMLQLIVLPQATRIAIPPLTNVLLDLIKASSLAAMITVPEIFQQARIVGGREMDYMTMYILVALIYWGICSVMTILQNYLENRYKKYGEI
- a CDS encoding antibiotic biosynthesis monooxygenase, translated to MFIEMKNIHVTHGSAQKVVDQFASPGVVEEAEGFVDLSVLVKETRKGPDEVVIMIRWESEEAWKQWEKSEPHLNMHRQSRGKAKPEHIISSSHQTYDVKAVKEKVSPAT
- a CDS encoding EamA family transporter, encoding MNKLSFLLVLLGAILWGTTGTAQYFAPDEAHPVAVGTMRLAVGGTVLFMIGLMTKKVASIEWPVKTILLAACAMAAYQPLFFSAVATTGVAIGTVVAIGSAPLMTGLIEWIVYRRRPIRQWWIATSLSILGCILLFVTQGTIELDPMGFILALGAGFAFSTYTLVNKDIVKKVAPEMAVAVVFTIAAIILSPLLFVFDVSWVTELNGLLVVLQLGIVATAIAYLLFVKGLMGIPASTAVTLSLAEPLTAALLGVAIVGEVLTLWASLGVFLIFAGLAVLIYTPKKAVLKRSA
- a CDS encoding glycoside hydrolase family 1 protein gives rise to the protein MSELKQFPENFLWGGAIAANQVEGAFDEDGKGLSISDVVKVVRPEDRKKMKIPFPTTAEVQEALNDTNHKNYPKRYGIDFYHRYKEDIALFKELGFKTLRVSIAWGRIFPNGDDATPNEAGLKFYDNLFDELIKNGIEPVVTLSHYETPLNLTLTYKGWTNRKLVDFFAKYAETVFERYKDKVKYWITFNEINCILMAPYIGGAFLRDHVAEGELLQAQFQSAHHQFLASAKAVEALHRIIPDGKIGCMVVGMINYPNSPHPDDVMTALNDQRNTFFFTDVMTRGHYPAYMTSFFKENGITIQKEAEDDAILKNNVVDYVALSYYMSSVSARPETEGEKAAGNLLSSLKNPYLEASDWGWQIDPKGLRTLLNMFYDRYEKPLFVVENGLGAFDEVEDDGSIHDDYRIAYLREHIKEMGKAIEDGVDLIGYTAWGPIDLISFSTSEMSKRYGFIYVDQDDYGNGSLKRSKKDSFYWYQKVIETNGEEL
- a CDS encoding manganese-dependent inorganic pyrophosphatase, whose product is MSTDKVLVFGHQNPDTDTICSALVYADLKQQLGMNVEAVRLGEVGAETQYALDEFGVDAPRYVKEVANEVDKVILVDHNERQQSVQDLDKVQVMEVIDHHRIANFETESPLYYRAEPVGCTATILNKLYKEHDVSIKKEMAGLMVSAIISDSLLFKSPTCTKEDIEAANELAKIAEVDLEAYGLEMLKAGADMSDKTVDQLLNMDAKEFTMGSHNVQIAQVNVVDTNDVLDRINEVKAEMEAVLAKKGLSLFLLAVTDILTNDSLAIVVGEQTKAVESAFDVTLNDGQATLKGVVSRKKQIVPQLTNALS